DNA from Plectropomus leopardus isolate mb chromosome 11, YSFRI_Pleo_2.0, whole genome shotgun sequence:
GTATTAATTATACTtacaatatgttttaaaatttgtgaaattttatttgaatttcaCATGATGAACAAAAGTTCAGTAAAGCAAAATGTGAATTACAACAGAACTACTTGTTTGGTTCATAACGACCTGTACCAGGGGAACATTTGGGCGAACAGTAAATGACCGGGTGCAGCTTTAATGGACCGCTGAATATTTTTAGTGTGCGGAAAACTTTGATGAGGGAGTTTTTAGAGATCATCAGTCTTAAGCGCGCAGCTCAGTTGAACAGGTGTTAAAGTCGAATTCACTCTGTGATCAATTAAATGCGTGGTGATTTAAATTTCACAGAATTACAGctcattttctgcagagacttttcacattttttttacttttccaatTTTAGTGCGGGAATTTAAGTCAATCATGGCTGAACCGTGAGTATGattgcctttgtttttatttaatttgattattgACACCTTGAAATACATCATAAAAGTATGTAATAGTATTCATTATGCaaatatgttgtgtattttcTCTCTTGTGCACCCACAGACCTGTGAGTATCAGTcatacaacatttttaataagtaccttttgtcatttttccatttaTGTATAATGTGTAATACACAATATATAGCCTACAAATTTACTGTGCTCACCAATATGTAGTAtatatttaacctttttatgTGTAAATTGTAGAAAAAATCAAAGATCTCCTCCTCTCGAAGGCTGGGATTGAAGGCAAGTTCTACTTGATTTGagatattctttttaaaaatctatttattatGAAGAATTTGACTTGAGACATTTACatgcataaatatatatgtatttttaaagtatgtGTAATACCAATTATCACTCATGAAAACGTATAACTTTAGATGGTGTGCCTCCCAATAAATTGAGAAAGAAGCAaccttttcatctttttctttctttagatTAGACTGTTAGCAGTTGCGGCTCAGATGCTGCAGGAGGAAGCGGAGCAGAAGGTGAAGGAAAAAGAAGCTGCTCTGGCAGAAAGAGTTCCTCCTCTTAATCTGTCTGGTCTGTCTTTGCAAGAGCTTCAGGTATTTGACTTCATTCAAGCCTTCCAGTACACTCTCTATTTGAGCTTTAATATTATGTTCTGATGAGTTGGGGTTGTATTTGACTTTTATATAGGATCTTTGCAGAGACTTGCACCACAAGATTGATGTTGTAGATGAGGAGTGGTATGATATCGGCCTCAAGGTATCCAAAAACGACAAGGAGGTGAGCTGTTCAAGACTGAATAGGAAGTGATGCAtgtggagttgttttttttttaagctacgGCATCCCGATTACCATGACGACAGGGTCATAAAGGTGCATAAAGTGAACAAACACCGCCTCCATGTGGCAGCAGGGAGACATAACAGAATCTCGTGCATAAAGACCGATGCACCCTGTGAGTGTGTTATGGCCCACAGTCAGCACACATTTAAGTTTTGAAACCTCAAAAGTGAGCATGGAGGAAACTGCCTGTGAGCACACAACCTGATCAACTGTaattaatgtcattttataaataaGCCAAAAGACACACTAATCAACTGGCTCAAACACAGCAGTATATCACAGATTGCTAATTTGTTTAGAGTCAGTTAATTATTACACTTATATAATGAAACAAAACTCCCATAGATCTACATTTACATTCTAGATTAGGGTTTGATAGGGCTGGCACGATATCAGATTTTCGCTACACAATTATTTTGGCCGAAAGAGTTGGCTAATgatatttaacaacaacaatccTGATGCTATGAGTCTAGTTTATCTTTTACTGTGTTTACTGCacattttgtctctgtttttggcAAATGAATTATACTCAAAACTCAAGTCAAGGCAGGTGAGTCTGTAAGTATTaagtaataaatatttcatttttaaatatcatagTTATCGTCAATACCAGTAAATTGCATCACCCAAGTTCTACCAATGATCAACTGGGCCAAAATTGGCAGTATATCTAATGTGGGGCATGGATCTATCATGTAGTTCACTGGCAAAACAACAGATATCACTTTCTAACCACATAATTTAATGTCTAGAAAAGTACcaattaattctttttttttttttttgttgatttgttttgtaaattagagtttctctgtctttgtacCTGTTGGTTCTACCTTAAAAAACTGTTAACGTTTCATGAACATGACTACTTGAACTGGAACAGTTTTTAACTACACCTAAACATTTTTAGTAAAGTATAGTATACTATACAGTTATCCACATCAAAATCTAAGAATTTTAGGAttagtttgagtaaaacagaaaatcttAACTCAAGGTTCTCTTATTAGCTTTATATGGAGCTTTCACCCACATTTTGATTCATCTGAGTCAACCGTAGAATCTGAGGAAGACTGCAAGATTTGGTTAAAAACTCCAGAAAATACTAGTCCTTAACAAGTTTGAATTAATTTAGAGGATTAAGAGTGAACTTTCAGctctaaatttaaaattaattgcaAGTAGAAACATTGATAAATCCCAATGCTCATGAATCCATATACGGAAGTGAACTGGTGGGGGAATTTTAAGACTCTTGGGAGCTTCCCTCTAAATTGTGGTCATGTAATAAGTAAATAGCAATGATGTTAACATGGCATACCTGACTGACAACAGAAGAATGGCAACGGCACTATCCTTTCTATCACATGATCTCCCGGCCAGATTGAAAACATGAACCTGAAGATCATTGAGATTCAGAGTAAGTTCAAGAAGCCAACCCTGAAGAGAGTAAAGATCTCAGCTGAAGCCATGCTGAGCGTTCTGCTGGGCTCAAAACACAAGGAGTCCATCGACTTCAAGGCCAACCTTAAGACGGtcaaaaaggaggaagaaaaggtaGGCCTGGCGTTTTCCATATGGTACTTCAGGTAATGGCTATTTTTGGTGCAGAGGATCTGTTTGACCTCGGCTCTATGTCTGTGATATGTTTCCAACAGAAGGAGGAGGTGACTGACTGGCGTAAAAACGTGGAGGCCATGTCTGGTATGGAGGGCAGGAAGAAGCTGTTTGATGCCACCGGCAACTAAAGAAACATTAACTTTTGCTTAGGAGATCTTAATGAATTCTTAACATTATTTACCATATTACCCATATTACTTTGATTTACCAATTGTAGGTAGGACACATACCCTCTTATCCAGGACAGTAGtgcttgttattattttataaaaataaataaaaagcaacagatGTTTATTTACAGTGGGACTATAGGCTTTAAGTGgtctttaaatgatttaaatctTAAGTATTGATAATTCAATATACCAGGTTATTTTGTGATAAACTGCTCTATGGGCTGCATTCAGACTGAAGGCAAATCAGATGTGCTTCTCAAACCAGATCTCTAAGACTGACCGTCTGCACCGTTATTAGCAAGTGGTCAGATCGGACTTGTGTATTCCAGACAGCACCAATGTTTTAGTATGGGTTTGCGATGCTAATGAAGTGGCGTAAGTAACTGTGCATCTACGCTGGTGACACTGCTTTCCAATGCAGAAGCATGAGAAATGTGGGCTAACAACAatgactgttttcaacatggaaATTGGCTAAATAATCACAGAAAACATTCAGTGTCGGACCTATCAgtacaattattattttacaaagtcTTGAAAAAGAAAGACTCTGCTGCACTTTGAAATGAGATTTGAGACACATCCATTTGGAATCACATTTCAAACCACCTCAAAATAAGGTTTGCAAAATTTGAATGTGTTATCAGCTGTCCAGACTTTGTAAAATCTATCTGGATACAATCTTGACatgcaaaaaacacagatttggaCTGGAAGTCTGAACAAGACCTGTGCTGCAGAGACTGTACTTCTCCCCTGCAGCCTCGTGATGGCAGCACAACTCTTTTAAACCACCACTGAGACACTTATGGACTTACAGTATAATACTGTCCCTCCTAAATTGACAACTGCTCGTGTGTTAGCTGTTGTGATAAATTGTCATCTAGCTTGCCAGACACTCAAAGTGTATTGCCTATTAAAGCTACAATGCTTATAAAAAGAATGATTGGGGACCTGGTTAAGGTTATTGCAGTTGGAGTATGTTATCTTCATATTTGGTAAATGAACTTGATGCAAACATGAAACCAACAATGTTctcttaataaaatatataccaATCCTGCCATCATTTTCCTCCATTGTGTGATCTAATAATCACTTTGGACTGTATGTGGGATCCgcttacatttttacacacattatACTGGGCTAAAGTTCTTTCAAACTTCGCCGCTCTACTCCTTATTGAGAAGACAGAGGACACTCAGAAAGCATCACAGGTGGACAGTCCCAATAAGATTTCACACCTCATACATGTGGGATGTGAGAGACGCAGTTCAAGAATGGTGAGGACAGAGGGTCTATTTTAGTGAGCCACTCACATGAGCGCAGGAATCTATATATCTACCCTCTTTCTGCCCTTCTCGTCTCAGAAAAAGGCGCCTGTGAGTATTTGTCACCTACTGTATAAGGTaagaagttttattttgaaatattacaaaacatgaagagataaaacagcaaatgaggTTTTCTATTACAACACTCTTgctaaaaaattgaaaatgtatgCTGCAAATTcataagtattaaaaaaagccaaGTTGAAATTTTCTAATTAAACAGCATTTAAGTCAATTACAATTTTTCACAACTGAATGTCATCGTTTTTTAAACCTCAACAAAAGCTATCTCATTTTATAAAAAGGAATATCCTTACATATGAGTTGGGGAGGATAGgtgttttttgtgatgatttgaGATCAGCTGGCTGAGgttataaaaaacacataagagTGTAGATTTGATTGATGTCTTCTCTGAAACATATTTCCATTgcttaaaatgttgtcatgtcaTTTTAATGGTATGATGTGGGattgaatattttttgcttaattaatcaaaagttataaaatatcaatacatatataaaaaacatgaatccTGCTCTCTTTGGTCTTGATTGAATACTTGAATACTCTCATGATTATAAGTATTTTTGGCtctgttttacagtattttttaagtCACTAAGTCATTGACCTTTAGACAATGTCATACATTGTGTCCTCTGCTATGGGACTGCAACATATGGTGTATAGAAACAAGttgggatgatttttttttcctgtttgcagTACATTTCCTGAGATATATGTGTAttcttcagttaaaaaaaagaaatagaaaaaaagatgattgtcttttttctttaggATTGATTTAACAGGGGAAGACACACAGAACTGCAACCATGTCTGAAGGGTAAGTACTCACGTCTCACTCACTTTCAATGCACCATAACTCTACATTTACTTACaagaaattcaacaaaattaaacaaattgcaccttttctctttttcttcttgaaaTATGGACATCACCCTCCTGACTGGATAGGTCTGCGGTGAGTTGAGTGTCAACTCAGAGATAGGATCAATTACCTAATTAGTATAACGCGAGTCAGTTGTGGGACTAAAAGCTCTACTTGTACTGTTGGATAATAAGAGTTCCATGACTACACATGAAATCGATCTACTTAAAGGTATACTACGCAGGACTGTCAGTTACTGCTTGTAAACACGGCTGCCAgtgaaaagtaaagtaaaagtaaaagccaactcCAGATTCATTCTTGTTTGGCAATTCACCTCACTATATTTTACTGTTTCGGCTGTGTCTGTTGTATACCTTACCTGAGCGCTGTGGAGGTACACCCCCATAAACGTCTCAtatacagaaaataagaaaacacagtttcttcagataaatacaccaccacacaacTCTACTGGGTGATGACTGAGAGgaattacttctgtatgagtctttaaatggttttatttgttaggaaattcctgcatagtatgcCTTTAACACTTGCATATTGTATAATCCaagaaaatatcataaaaagaaaaattttagtcatgctgtcattttttccataccaTGACTAGTGTGCAAAacattagggatgcacaataatatcagcacatcaaCAGTGTCGGCCagtattggctttaaaatgaaataactgaATTGGCCAACATGTcacaaaccattttttaaaatcattgatTAGGTGaatatgtacaaaacatcaaccctgaaattaagtatttctgttattttgaacaataaatgaatattacatacatttaaaagcattttatttcctGTATCCATCTGCTATTGGGCTATCATGATAAGAATATGCATAATATACTGTTAAtaccactacagaagagacttgatgatcactaaaattaggtgaggAAAAAATTGATATATCAATATCTGTGTCGGTTATTGGCCAAATTAGCTGTTAATTGTGCATCCctacaaaacactgcagagagatGAACACTGGGAAACTCACTGTTGGATATTTGAAACGTTTTGCCAGAAATCTGACATGAATATCGTCTCCTTTTACAGAAACCAAAGCCAAAAATCTCTGCATCTCGCAGACTGTTCTTGAAGGTATTTTATGTGTAACTGCATGTTAGTCTTGGAAAGTAATGCTGTTAAGGTCTTTACGATCTTTAAGTGctataaaatatacattatgtGACTAACTGAGGTGTAATTCTGTACATGTGTATGCACCAGACCAAACTGCTAAAGAAGGCCATGACTATgctggaaaatgaaaaacaagtcaGAAAAGATGAACGAGCGAGAACCCTTGCTGAGAGAGTCCCAGAGCTCCAACTGTCAGGCCTGTCTTTGCAGGATCTACAGGTACATTTCACACTAAAGCATTTCCATCCACATGGGAAGGATTGCTTTTGGTTTGGCTCTAAAGAAAGTCAACAATAAATCACATAACTGCctaaacatttcaaaagattCACTTTCACCACCGACTCCTAGTCCTATTATGCCACAAGGAATTACTTTTGGTTTCGAGGTTTTGAGAGACTTCTCCTGCCACCCAAATACAATCAAGGTGAATGTAATTTAGTCTGTTGTGCTCAAAgaactgaaaaatgacatttgaaaacctcaatAGCAACACCTCCTGCCAAGAACAATGTTTCAGTCAGCCAGAATAAACCACAGACCTCAATGTTTTAATAGGAATGATTAGAAAATATTTCCAATGAAAACTGTCCACAGCTAAGTTCTTGGATTAATCAAACACATTCTACAACAAATGCTGCATGTATTTATACAAATTTATATTATGGTATATTGTATGAGCAATTTATTACATGATGCAGACCAGTGTGTGCTTCAATGCAAGtccatcaaaattaaaaacacattgcaCAGTTCTTCTCCAGTCGCCCATGCATTATTCACCAAATGTCTTTGTCTTATCAAGATGATGGGCTGCAAATGTTAGGTGAATAAAGCATCCTAAAGTGGATATTTCAATAACAAATCACAGCCCACACGCATGTTGTTCTGTCTCTGTGAATTGGTCCTTACTGTGTCACTATTTCCACAAAGATATCCAGACCAGTTGCACTTAAACATATTCTAGAAATTAAACAACTAACCGTTTTTGTCCATAGAATCTCTGCAAGGAGCTTCACCAAAAAATCGATGTCGTAGACGAAGAGCGGTATGACATTGATTctaaagtgtcaaaaaataacaggGAGGTGAGTAATATTTGTGAATAACTGTTTGAGTTCTATcctttttcacacaaatgtaagGGATGCATAGTGCATGTAAACGATACTCAGTGGGAACTGGAACATTTTGAGGTAATGttgagaatgtgtttgtgttgttttctgcgGGAAAAAGATACAGGACCTGTCTCAGAAGATCTATGAGCTGAAGGGCAAGATGAAGAGACCGGCCCTGAAGAGGGTGAGGGTGTCTGCTGACGCCATGTTGGGAGCTCTGCTGGGTGCTAAGGTGAAAGAGTCTGTGGACTTCAAGGCCAACTTGAAGACTgtgaagaaagaggaggagaaggtaaGGACCCCAGGATTGAACTAATACATAATGATATGTCTTGGCATTTCAACTACATTCTCTACATTCACTGAGGTTAGTCTGCTCAGTATCTGTGCTGCTATTTTCTGTGTACATTAAATacacagcacacaaaaacaactgaaacaaatAACTGTTAAAAGTTTGTAACCATCATGGTAAGAAAGCTTTGGAAGTTTTCATTAAACAGAATACCTCTTCACTGTCATTACAAATTGGTTTCAAACAAGGGTGTGGGTTTCATTTTAGCATCCTCCGTTGCAGGCTAAAAATTCATAAATTCAGACTTCACCTTGGCCcataaagtaaaacaacaaaaacatgttcctGATTCTTATTGTCTATCAATGTAACACTTGAAGAATAGTATATAGGGATGCAGATCAGCATATTTGATGAAACTGATGCACTTGCATGACTCTTGCATTTTTTGAGGTCATGCCCACGTTGTTAAATGTACTTATTGTCAGTCGATTTGGATAATAACATCATGTAATGTTACTTTACTTACCACACATTTGACAAAAATCTAACTGATGACCTAGTTGCAGTCTGGACTCGTGATATTAAGGCAAATGAAGCTTAGGATAGTAAACACACTGATGTGAAACCGTAAGTACTAAAATGCTTTAAAGGAACTAGAGGGTAGACTGACACAACCTGAGAAaggtttctgttgttttaaacGCAGAGGAAGTAAGAATGCAGTTGAACAGTATCTGAGGGTGCAATGTTTAGTGCAGGgattttattcctctttttacattcacaagcatgtatttctacattttcaaacattGCAATGTTGTCTAATCTGACTGAGCTGATTCAAACCTTTTCACCCCACAGAAAGAGGAGGTGACTGACTGGCGTAAGAACGTGGACGCCATGTCTGGTATGGAGGGCAGAAAGAAGCTGTTTGATGCTGGGCAGTAGATGTTGTGGT
Protein-coding regions in this window:
- the LOC121950617 gene encoding LOW QUALITY PROTEIN: troponin I, slow skeletal muscle-like (The sequence of the model RefSeq protein was modified relative to this genomic sequence to represent the inferred CDS: substituted 1 base at 1 genomic stop codon), with translation MCKLXKKSKISSSRRLGLKIRLLAVAAQMLQEEAEQKVKEKEAALAERVPPLNLSGLSLQELQDLCRDLHHKIDVVDEEWYDIGLKVSKNDKEIENMNLKIIEIQSKFKKPTLKRVKISAEAMLSVLLGSKHKESIDFKANLKTVKKEEEKKEEVTDWRKNVEAMSGMEGRKKLFDATGN
- the LOC121950616 gene encoding troponin I, slow skeletal muscle-like, giving the protein MSEGSAKPKPKISASRRLFLKTKLLKKAMTMLENEKQVRKDERARTLAERVPELQLSGLSLQDLQNLCKELHQKIDVVDEERYDIDSKVSKNNREIQDLSQKIYELKGKMKRPALKRVRVSADAMLGALLGAKVKESVDFKANLKTVKKEEEKKEEVTDWRKNVDAMSGMEGRKKLFDAGQ